A segment of the Delphinus delphis chromosome 20, mDelDel1.2, whole genome shotgun sequence genome:
TGCTACGCGGAGCTGGGAGTCGCCATCCCCAGGTCTGGTGGGGACTACGCCTATGTCACCGAGATCTTCGGGGGCCTGGCTGGGTGAGTGTGGGGCACCAGCAGCTGTGGGGTGGTGACAGCCTCTCCAGGATGGACGACCAGCTGGGCCCAGGACCCCAGTGTCCTCCTCTGCTTCTCACATTGCAGGGAGGTCATGGGAGTAGACGGAGGGAAGGGGAGGTGTTGGGCAGCCTTCTAAGGCCAGGGTGGGCGGGACCAATGCCCACCCTACTCCAGCTGAccccttgacctctctgtgcttccttttaAATAGAGCTCCTCTaagccccactccccacccaggTGCTTATGGGTGGGGAGGACCTCACTATGGAAACCTCTCTAGATCATGCCGACATCCAGTCAGGGACACCTTGACGTTAGTAAACTAAAGGCAGGGTAGGGGGTGCATGATAGTCCTATCAACGCCCTGCAAGACGTTCCCTTTAAATAGCTCCCGAGGTTCCTTTATTCACGTGAACGTtagctgagcacctactgtgtgctgaggGCCAGGACGCAATGATAAAAAGATCCATCCCGGGCTTCAAGTTGCTTACAGTGCAGAAGGGAAATAATCCTTCAAATGTGATTAAGACCAGGAGGATCCTTGCTTTGAAGATGTGTGAGAGGCTGCAGCCCAGCGGCTAAGAGAACGGGGTGCCCACCCCCCAGAGAAGACTCCCAGGAAAAACCACACTTGTGCCCAGGCTTGGAGGAAGGGTGGGGTTTTGTTGGCCGACCAGGAGGGGTAGCACATACAGACGGTGGTGGCCTGGGCGAGCTTGGTCTGTCTGCCACGGCCACGGGTGAGGTCAGATCCATCGTAGACGCCAGGGCTTGTCGGGGACGGGGCAGCCTGTAGGTGGAGGGCCGTCAAAGCTATTGCAGCTATCCAGCTGAGCCATGCTGAGGGCCAGAACAAAGGTACAGGAAGATTCCAGGACCGTTTAGGAGTCTAAATCGGGAGGACGTGGTGGCCAGTGTGGCATGAAGGAGAGGCTTGGAGAGACTCCATAGATGGTGGTTCCCGGGACGGGGAGAGGGAGATTTTAGGTTGGGGTCTCACGCATAGGTGGGGTCGGTGGCATGTCCGGGGAGACGCTGAGTCAGGCCTCGGGTGGGGGATCTGGAGCGCAGACGAAAGGTCTAGGCTGAAGTATTTAAAGTTTGGTTCTGAGGGATGTGGTCAGGGGCCTTTAACAGGGCAGTGGAGGATGGGGCCCCGCTGTTCTCCTCTGGGGAGAGGGTCCTCAAAGGGGCCTGGACCCGAGAAAGCAGAAGAATTTTGCTGCGTGGCAGAAAACTCAAGAAgatggaagggagaggaggacccGAGACCCACCCCAAGGGCACCCAGCATCGAGGGTGGGCAGCGGGGAGCACCCAGTATGGGAGGAGGGTCATGGAGCTAGGATGTCCCAGAAGCCAAAGGGGGAGAGGTGGTGCAAAGCAAGAGGTAAGGAAGCAGGGCTACAGAGCAAAGGTGAGGACCAAGAGGAAGCCACTGAGCTTGGTGTCCCCGGATGAGGCAATCCCTACCCTCAGGGTGGTACGGACAGGGGACTAGGACCACCCCCACGGACAGGCACTCCCCTGGGTGCAGACGGAGCCCCCAGGAACAGGTCGGGCCTCACTCCCACGTGGGCACCCTGCAGAGGTGAGATTCTGGCGGATGGGATATAAATCCCTGTCACCCCAGCCAGGGGTCTTTGCAAGGTCCGGTCCCTCGGGGATCACAGCTCAGAGTCAGCCACCTGCAGCCACAGGGCTCTGCTGAGAACTACAGCTGGAGCTGTGACTGGAGGTCGCGGGACAGCCCACCGCAGCTCAGGAGCAGCCTGTGACCGGGGACTAGGCGGCCATTAGAAACGTGCTTGGTTCCCGAGTCTCTCTCCACACCTGCCCAAGGGCAGCCCGTAGCTGTTTGCGCTGAACGCTGTCTCTGTTGAAACAGTTCATAAATAGAGCAGAGACCTCAACAAGGTTGGCCCTGCCTCCCTGGACCAAAGCTGGTATCTGGCCCCCACGGCAGCTCCGGGTGCCGGGGCGCAGGGTGCAGCCCCACTCCACATATCTAGgccccctgggctgggagggTGCCGGGAGGCCCCAGCCACTCGGGCCCTCACTCCTTCCAGCTTCCTGCTGCTCTGGAGCGCCGTCCTCATCATGTACCCCACCAGCCTAGCCGTCATCTCCATGACCTTCTCCAACTACGTGCTGCAGCCCGTGTTCCCCAACTGCATCCCCCCGGCCGCCGCTTCCCGTGCGCTCTCCATGGCCTGCCTTAGTGAGTGTCCACCGTGGGGCCGGGCTGGGCGTCTGTCCCCAGGGcccaccctgctccctgcccccgtGGGGGGACTTTCAGGGGAGGTCCCTCCAGCTGTCAGTCCCCGTGAAGTCGGCCTCAGGGGTTGGGCTTCTGGTACTCCAGCAGCTGCAGGGGACACCGCCCTCCTGCAGCCTGGGCTGGCCTTGGCTGTGGCCCACCTCGAGGGGCTTGGCCTCGGGTGCCCGCCCACCcagccacccacccctcctcctcaGTGCTCCTGACGTGGGTGAACAGCTCGAGCGTGCGCTGGGCCACGCGCATCCAGGACGTGTTCACCGGCGGGAAGCTGCTGGCCCTGTCACTCATCATTGGCGTGGGCTTTGTCCAGATCTTCCAAGGTAGGGCCgggctgtggggggggggggggggggggctgggcaCAGGGCCAGGGAGACGACGCTGACCCTTGACCTCCGGACCCCCAGGACACTTCGAGGAGCTGAGGCCCAGCAATGCCTTCGACTTCTGGATGACGCCGTCCGTGGGTCACCTGGCCCTGGCCTTCCTCCAGGGCTCCTTTGCCTTCAGCGGCTGGAACTTCCTCAACTATGTCACCGAGGAGCTGGTGGACCCTCGAAAGTGAGCGGGGCTCCGGCCAGGCCCTGGGAAGGGGTGTGGCGTGGGGTGGGAGAGGCGGCCTCCCCACACGGAGCCGCTGTCACCTCTGGCCGGCCTGGTCATCTGCCTGACCGCACTGCTACCCACCGGGAACGGCTCTGGAAAGGCAGCCGGGACGCTTGTGTTCCAGCCTGACCCTGTTCTGTATGGCTATGGATGAGTCACGGCCCCTTGCTGGGCCTCAGAAACACTGAGTATCATTGTCTCGCTGTAAACGGATCCAGCTATTCGCATTTGGCCAACAATTACACATGTGCGCACAACATGGTCCCTAAAAACGAAGCCAATGGCTCCCTCTGACGCTCAGCTGGGACCTTGACCGTGAACAGTTACAGCTGGAGCTGGGGCTCATGGGAGTCCCAGGGGACCCTGGTCTGTGGACTGAGCTCTAAGGGCGCTTTGAGGATTTTCAAGTCTGATTTTGGCTGTATGCAATGTCCCAGACATTAGatccgcccccctccccaggatATGAGTGGCCCCTTCTCCATCTGCCCTTCCTCCCACCAGCCTGCGCCAAGGCTGGGCTGGGGACTAGGGGGGAGACGGACAGCAGTGCTGCCCCCTTCGCTGCCCCAAGGCCCCCAGCAGACCCAGGCGGTGGAGGCTCAAAGCTGCTCCCGTTGCTGGGTCCCCTGCCACGCCCCACCACCCTGAGGCCCCGTCCCCCAGCCCCGCAAGGGCTGATGCTGACACACTGCACCACTGTCCCCAGGAACCTACCTCGCGCCATCTTCATCTCCATCCCCCTGGTGACCTTCGTGTACACCTTCACCAATGTCGCCTACTTCACTGCCATGTCCCCCCAGGAGCTGCTGGCCTCTAACGCAGTGGCCGTGGTGAGTGGGGCCCCGCTTGGTCCTGGCTCCTGCCCGGCCTCCACCCCGCCTCACGCGCCCCCTCTCTTCTGTGCCCACCCAGACCTTCGGGGAGAAGCTGCTGGGCTACTTTTCTTGGGTCATGCCCGTCTCCGTAGCACTTTCCACTTTCGGAGGGATCAATGGCTACCTGTTCACCTCCTCCAGGTGACTGGACTGGGAAGAGGGTGGTCAAGGTGAGGCAAGGCAGCTGCCCTGGTGCACACGAGCCGTGCTGGGGGCCGGAGGAAGTGAAGTCCTGCCCGGTGGGGCCCACCTAAAGCTGGGACCATGAGCTCCCCGGAAGCAGATGTCTGATCCCAATTGCAAGGAACAGAAAGCAAGAGGGAGGTGGGCTAGATGAGGGGAAGAACTGCCCAGTGGGGCTGCTGGGGCCCAGAGCAGGGAGTCAGAGGTGAGGGCTCAAGAGGGCCATCAGGTCTAGACTGAGGTCGGGATCTGGCCAGCAGCGAGGCCCCAGACTGGGCTCATGGCTCCCAcccacctctgtccccaccccccagactGTGCTTCTCTGGAGCCCGAGAGGGACACCTGCCCAGCCTGCTGGCCATGATCCACGTCAGACACTGCACCCCTATCCCTGCCCTCCTCGTCTGCGTAAGTTGGGGGACCCAGGCTCGCAAGGCGGGGAGCCAGGGCCACGCAGCAGCATGGGTAATGGCAGGGATGAGGCCTGGCCCTGGTGGGGGCGGGAGGGCCGGGCTCGCTGACCTCCTGGCCCCAGTCGGCAGGCCCGGGTCCCCTGCTGGGCTGACAGGAGGCAGGGGGGAGTCAGCCCTCAGCCCAGTCCTCTTCCAGGGCGGGGCCACGGCAGTCATCTTGCTTGTGGGAGACACGTACACGCTCATCAACTATGTGTCCTTCATCAACTACCTCTGCTATGGCGTCACCATCCTGGGCCTGCTGGTGCTACGCTGGAGGTGGCCGGCGCTCCACAGGCCCATCAAGGTGAGGCCCGGAGGGGACCAGCCAGCCACGTGCCAGAAGCAGTCAGGGCCACCCCTTTACGTGTGGGCACCCGGGGCGGCGACGGCAGCGATGGTGAGGCCAGCCTTTGCTGtgtgctgggccctgcccagggcCCTGTGTGCACTAGCATATCCAGTCCTTAAGGCAGCCCCGTGGGGTGGGTGCTGTGAATACTCCCACTTCACAGACAGGAAAATAAGGCTCAGACATTACGGTCACACAGGATTCCCACGAGTCCACAGAAAACAGAAGACCCAAAACCGAGCTAAAAGGAAAGTCCTCCCGTTTGCATATAAATCCTTGAGCTGGAGAAGTGCTCAGTGCCTGGAATGTGAAACACCCCAAAATCATTCGCCTTCAGCCGAGTGCGAGTGGCAAGCGCACGTACAGTCGCTGTGTGGAGCTCAGAGCCGCTGAAATTGACAGGCCCTCGACAATGTGGCCAGTTGGGCTGCTGGCAGAAGGGGGCCCCTtgggcctcagctcccaggagAGGGGGGAAAGGGCCTCAGACCCCCGGGGCGGTGGGGCAGGAGAGCCGGGGTCCCGCGCCATTGGCACTGCCGCTCGCTGCCCCCAGGTGAACCTCCTCGTCCCCGTCGCATACTTGGTCTTCTGGGCGTTCCTGCTCGTCTTCAGCTTCATCTCGGAGCCCATGGTGTGCGGGGTGGGCGTCATCATCATCCTCACGGGGGTGCCCATCTTCTTCCTGGGAGTGTTCTGGAGAAGCAAACCAAAGTGTGTGCACCGACTCACAGGTGAGCCAGGCAGCTCCCCgacggggcggggcctggagaTGGAACCCTCTAGGGGCTCACCCTAGAGCGGGGTCTCCCAGCAGCTGCGGTGGCCACAAGAGGCCCAACNNNNN
Coding sequences within it:
- the SLC7A10 gene encoding asc-type amino acid transporter 1, whose product is MAGHTQQPSGRGNPGPAPSPSPGPGPGPGASERVALKKEIGLVSACTIIIGNIIGSGIFISPKGVLEHCGSVGLALFVWVLGGGITALGSLCYAELGVAIPRSGGDYAYVTEIFGGLAGFLLLWSAVLIMYPTSLAVISMTFSNYVLQPVFPNCIPPAAASRALSMACLMLLTWVNSSSVRWATRIQDVFTGGKLLALSLIIGVGFVQIFQGHFEELRPSNAFDFWMTPSVGHLALAFLQGSFAFSGWNFLNYVTEELVDPRKNLPRAIFISIPLVTFVYTFTNVAYFTAMSPQELLASNAVAVTFGEKLLGYFSWVMPVSVALSTFGGINGYLFTSSRLCFSGAREGHLPSLLAMIHVRHCTPIPALLVCGGATAVILLVGDTYTLINYVSFINYLCYGVTILGLLVLRWRWPALHRPIKVNLLVPVAYLVFWAFLLVFSFISEPMVCGVGVIIILTGVPIFFLGVFWRSKPKCVHRLTGEPGSSPTGRGLEMEPSRGSP